In Desulforhopalus sp., a single window of DNA contains:
- a CDS encoding DUF1638 domain-containing protein yields MQSATIICCSVLRMEVEDILRRELPDIEAIFLDSMLHMHPERLHRVMDESLATLGNRNCLLIYGDCHPHICDTDKRPHCSRTKAVNCTELLMGEELYRRYRRRKAFVFLPEWTLRWREVFLDELGFREPSLAREFMQENRSVLVYIDTGIIPVPQKVLDEIADFFAMPVEVLAVSLDSLRRAIDTALAKFAERRPDNVA; encoded by the coding sequence ATGCAATCCGCCACCATCATATGCTGTTCCGTTCTCCGCATGGAGGTCGAAGATATACTGCGAAGGGAGCTGCCAGATATCGAAGCCATCTTTCTGGACTCCATGCTGCACATGCATCCGGAAAGGCTGCATCGCGTCATGGACGAGTCGCTCGCCACTCTCGGCAACCGCAATTGCCTTTTGATCTATGGTGATTGTCACCCCCATATATGTGACACCGATAAACGCCCGCATTGCAGCAGAACCAAGGCGGTAAACTGTACAGAATTGCTTATGGGTGAAGAATTGTATAGGAGATACCGCCGAAGAAAGGCCTTTGTCTTTCTCCCGGAATGGACTTTGCGCTGGCGGGAAGTCTTCCTGGACGAACTTGGCTTCCGTGAGCCTTCCCTGGCTCGGGAGTTCATGCAGGAAAACAGGAGCGTACTGGTATATATTGACACCGGCATAATTCCGGTGCCACAGAAGGTCCTTGATGAGATCGCCGATTTTTTTGCCATGCCGGTCGAGGTTCTCGCTGTGTCGTTAGATTCCTTGCGTCGGGCTATAGACACAGCGTTGGCGAAATTTGCAGAGCGGAGGCCGGATAATGTCGCTTGA
- a CDS encoding uroporphyrinogen decarboxylase family protein encodes MNSFERVLAALHGTPQTRPPFTLTLSLYGAKLTGCALADYYRHPERYAEGQMAVTELCAPDIIFSPFALPLEAEAFGSELKFLPCNPPNVRKPAGAFPLDTSPDVNSHPSLIYLRQSVRLLRKIFSEETPICGILTAPVDLPAIIMGVDSWIEALVLKPELARKILEVTGSHFVSMANALLEDGAAFIALPVMFTHPSLLYKRLIDELILPALTHSFKEVKGPIVFHHGGNPINSTLTDYLALPNVVAFAVDHRDTLAEARSIIGPGRLLLGNLNGPTLARLPPDEILAKVKGILTDRAGDPHFIFATSAADVPWDTPPELVKAIAETITAF; translated from the coding sequence ATGAACTCCTTTGAACGTGTACTTGCCGCGCTGCATGGCACGCCGCAAACCAGGCCACCATTTACGCTGACCTTATCCCTGTATGGGGCCAAACTTACTGGTTGCGCCCTTGCCGATTACTACCGCCATCCCGAACGGTATGCCGAGGGGCAGATGGCGGTGACGGAGCTCTGCGCGCCGGATATCATTTTTTCCCCGTTCGCCCTTCCTCTTGAGGCTGAGGCCTTTGGCAGCGAGTTGAAGTTCCTGCCTTGCAACCCCCCGAATGTCAGAAAACCGGCGGGGGCATTTCCACTGGATACATCGCCCGATGTGAACAGCCATCCGAGTCTCATCTACCTTCGTCAGTCCGTACGTTTATTGCGTAAAATTTTTTCTGAAGAAACCCCGATTTGCGGGATTTTAACAGCTCCGGTCGACCTGCCGGCCATTATAATGGGAGTCGATTCCTGGATAGAGGCCCTCGTCCTGAAACCGGAGTTGGCACGAAAAATACTGGAAGTCACCGGGAGCCACTTCGTTTCCATGGCGAATGCCCTCCTGGAGGATGGCGCAGCCTTTATTGCCTTGCCGGTGATGTTCACCCATCCTTCCCTCCTTTATAAAAGATTGATCGATGAATTGATTCTTCCCGCCCTGACCCATAGCTTCAAAGAGGTTAAGGGGCCAATTGTCTTTCACCACGGTGGCAACCCAATTAATTCAACATTAACAGACTATCTGGCATTACCCAACGTCGTGGCCTTTGCCGTAGACCACCGCGATACCCTGGCCGAGGCAAGGTCAATTATTGGACCTGGCCGTCTTTTGCTTGGCAATTTGAATGGACCGACCCTTGCCCGGCTTCCACCTGACGAGATACTCGCCAAGGTCAAAGGCATTCTCACTGATCGTGCAGGTGATCCACACTTCATCTTCGCCACATCGGCTGCAGATGTTCCTTGGGACACGCCACCTGAGTTGGTCAAGGCGATTGCCGAAACGATTACCGCTTTTTGA
- a CDS encoding cobalamin-dependent protein (Presence of a B(12) (cobalamin)-binding domain implies dependence on cobalamin itself, in one of its several forms, or in some unusual lineages, dependence on a cobalamin-like analog.), producing the protein MDLTIAQRSLLEAILVGDQMSAVLQLDRLAEHYQYQRVITEVLEPVLEEIGNRWVAERISLAAGYLAGKIAEDTLKKALACQEVVPGNKGPVVIGNVEDDYHSLGRKMVGIFLQTAGWKVVDLGNDVMAEDFVAAALQHGAPLIGASAMMFTTAMNIKKIRQEIDGRGLKGQIRLAVGGAVFKIRPELVEEVGGEGTAVTAVEAPRLMERLLHEVTG; encoded by the coding sequence ATGGATTTGACAATCGCACAAAGAAGTCTGCTTGAGGCTATCCTCGTGGGCGACCAAATGTCTGCCGTGCTTCAGCTCGATAGATTGGCCGAGCATTACCAATACCAGAGAGTCATTACCGAGGTTTTGGAGCCAGTATTGGAAGAGATAGGTAACCGTTGGGTAGCTGAGCGAATAAGTCTTGCCGCTGGATATTTGGCCGGTAAAATTGCAGAAGACACCCTCAAGAAAGCACTTGCCTGTCAAGAAGTCGTGCCCGGAAACAAAGGACCGGTTGTCATCGGCAATGTGGAGGACGACTACCACTCGCTTGGCCGGAAGATGGTGGGAATTTTTCTGCAAACCGCCGGCTGGAAGGTTGTTGACCTTGGAAACGATGTTATGGCCGAGGATTTTGTGGCCGCAGCATTGCAGCACGGTGCGCCGTTGATCGGTGCCTCTGCCATGATGTTCACCACGGCAATGAACATCAAGAAGATCCGTCAGGAGATTGATGGCCGAGGGTTGAAAGGGCAAATCCGCCTTGCAGTAGGGGGAGCGGTATTCAAGATTCGTCCCGAATTGGTGGAGGAGGTCGGGGGAGAAGGAACGGCAGTCACTGCCGTTGAAGCGCCGCGATTGATGGAGCGCCTCCTCCATGAGGTGACCGGATGA